In one Bacteroidales bacterium WCE2004 genomic region, the following are encoded:
- a CDS encoding RagB/SusD domain-containing protein, which translates to MKKIFKSFLILVAGAGLMVSCDLNIAPENSLTGPQMTQSPTGIVDILNGCYAVMKDHPENSNSNNWYGRQFYQMSDFSSDDVVYGHATTDELNMIFKFEERHAGLSNVASFWSQSYKIIYSANNAIDVIANDANPSDETKSLHGEALFLKAYVMHSLVRFYAKPYKEATADKEPGLIIRENGSDAETKGRASLKETYDYIVNCLLDAEKLMDVSVERSQSRCFASVGAVRALLSRVYLYMGNWDKSIEYATKVINDENYAIADAAEFADYFKSTWTSKETIWCLKMLPQDDKGSGSVASMIMKADGCWGEEGYSEPLLEDMGRGTSLETDDVRWGFVCEVNTKNGLDLIPCSKLSWQDGKPTLFSPPFLRVSEMYLNRAEAYAHKGDKANAVKDVNEIRKHRMTANVADHLYTEDSVTGDLVDFVLKEKRVEFAFEAHRFFDLMRNDKDIVRDFWGYHTNYTAGQSTAGKPAMDAVGVFTSHDDNRLVFPIPSKEIDNNPNCEQNPGY; encoded by the coding sequence ATGAAAAAGATATTCAAAAGCTTCCTCATCCTGGTCGCAGGCGCTGGCCTGATGGTCTCCTGTGACCTCAATATCGCCCCGGAGAACTCCCTGACCGGTCCGCAGATGACCCAGTCCCCGACCGGTATCGTGGACATCCTCAACGGTTGCTACGCCGTGATGAAGGACCATCCGGAGAATTCCAACAGCAACAACTGGTACGGCCGTCAGTTCTACCAGATGTCTGACTTCTCTTCGGACGACGTGGTGTACGGCCACGCCACCACCGATGAGCTCAATATGATCTTCAAGTTCGAGGAGCGGCACGCCGGCCTGAGCAACGTGGCTTCGTTCTGGTCCCAGTCCTACAAGATCATCTATTCGGCCAACAACGCCATCGACGTCATCGCCAATGATGCGAACCCGAGCGACGAGACCAAGTCCCTGCACGGCGAGGCCCTCTTCCTGAAGGCCTATGTGATGCACAGCCTGGTCCGCTTCTACGCCAAGCCCTACAAGGAGGCGACTGCCGACAAGGAGCCGGGCCTGATCATCCGAGAGAACGGTTCCGACGCCGAGACCAAGGGCCGCGCTTCCCTCAAGGAGACCTACGACTATATCGTGAACTGCCTGCTCGACGCCGAGAAGCTCATGGACGTGTCCGTGGAGCGCTCGCAGAGCCGCTGCTTCGCCTCCGTCGGCGCCGTGCGCGCCCTGCTCTCCCGTGTCTATCTCTATATGGGCAACTGGGACAAGAGCATCGAGTACGCCACCAAGGTGATCAACGACGAGAACTACGCGATCGCCGACGCCGCCGAGTTTGCGGATTACTTCAAGAGCACCTGGACCTCCAAGGAGACCATCTGGTGCCTGAAGATGCTCCCGCAGGACGACAAGGGTTCCGGCTCCGTGGCTTCCATGATCATGAAGGCCGACGGCTGCTGGGGCGAGGAAGGCTATTCCGAGCCGCTGCTCGAGGACATGGGCCGCGGTACCTCCCTGGAGACCGACGACGTCCGCTGGGGCTTCGTCTGCGAAGTCAACACCAAGAACGGCCTCGACCTCATCCCGTGCTCCAAGCTCTCCTGGCAGGACGGCAAGCCGACGCTCTTCTCGCCGCCTTTCCTGCGCGTCTCCGAGATGTATCTCAACCGCGCCGAGGCTTACGCCCACAAGGGTGACAAGGCCAACGCCGTCAAGGATGTCAACGAGATCCGCAAGCACCGCATGACCGCCAATGTGGCCGACCACCTCTACACCGAGGACAGCGTCACCGGCGACCTCGTGGACTTCGTCCTCAAGGAGAAGCGCGTCGAGTTCGCGTTCGAGGCGCACCGCTTCTTCGACCTGATGCGCAACGACAAGGACATCGTCCGTGACTTCTGGGGCTACCACACCAACTACACCGCCGGTCAGAGCACCGCTGGCAAGCCTGCCATGGACGCCGTCGGCGTGTTCACCAGCCACGATGACAACCGTCTGGTGTTCCCGATCCCCTCGAAGGAGATCGACAACAACCCGAACTGCGAACAAAACCCTGGTTATTAA
- a CDS encoding TonB-linked outer membrane protein, SusC/RagA family (manually curated), with product MKKVLLLCLLMFSTLAMSAQVVVKGVVTAGDDGLPMVGASVFEKGTTNGTITDPDGNYSLSVRDEKAVLVYSSIGFKTTEIPVAGKSVINLTLEVDSQLIDEIVVMGYTSKTRGEITSAVTTVSADKLKDVVSNNIGDMLQGKVAGVTVVKDSGRPGAEPSIRIRGASSLHASQEPLYVVDGIIGGSYDPDDVESVTVLKDAGATGMYGAQANGGVIVVTTKKAKTNKLQFNFKANVGLITPDFSRQQLMNTSQLYTYYREYFRDPETHLVDDLAFQTALPASILESDTDWRSLIMQNAMLQNYHFSVMGKNDWYSGYLSFSYYKEDGTIRNTDYTQVNVRSNNTINLTKWLTLTANLDVSGNMGNQPDDNLVYYVGENIPFDSPYGPDGNYRSFKESKLYGRYDVNPMIGFESGKDVRNSKGFGTDLDFVVTAKITPWLSFVSQSRASVGFWHSHNHRFADVEYMKAGDEIEDAMSYSYGGISTNMFKADKAFGKHSVAGLVGYEAQMTWSNDLTGYGQGLPFGLSVLDVASANKDAHGNRDRSGMQSIISQVNYNYDQRYFLTASLRYDESSTFAPGHRGAIFPSVSGAWAISNEPFFHSDVITNLKLKASWGKTGMKDIGASKYLERFEYSTQYDSNSAAVPVQMANRDLKWEETSQFNVGVELGITDRVSLDLNYYRNVTDDLLVYRDLPPTGGFTNQWQNLGSVLNTGFEAAVSVTPVKTSELRWDVDFSISYNYNKLFNFGEGVKLTQSNYRSLSQIYRDGVPMYTWYLREYAGVDPQTGREQFVAEDGSLTFDYASARFVEAGTPNIPWQGGISTQVTWKNFKLSANGSFVWGNTLYGRSRASRLATFVSNSLMPSNEDKIWRQPGDQATIGLPAYALASVYHTGDLVKGNYFKLRNVTLSYTLPKSLTKNTGITIALSCDNVFTGTTVWGADPEVSMSADSGVAGMIESLDNRYPNKRQYNLQVNFTF from the coding sequence ATGAAGAAAGTTTTACTTCTTTGTCTTTTGATGTTCTCGACGCTCGCCATGTCCGCCCAGGTGGTGGTCAAGGGCGTCGTCACAGCTGGAGACGACGGCCTGCCGATGGTGGGCGCAAGTGTCTTTGAGAAAGGGACGACGAACGGTACGATCACGGATCCTGACGGCAACTATTCGCTCAGCGTCCGCGACGAAAAGGCCGTCCTGGTCTACTCCTCGATCGGTTTCAAGACCACCGAGATCCCCGTCGCCGGCAAAAGCGTGATCAACCTGACGCTTGAGGTCGACTCCCAGCTCATCGACGAGATCGTCGTGATGGGTTACACCTCCAAGACCCGCGGCGAGATCACCAGCGCCGTGACGACCGTGTCCGCGGACAAGCTCAAGGACGTGGTCAGCAACAACATCGGCGACATGCTCCAGGGCAAGGTGGCCGGCGTGACCGTGGTGAAGGACAGCGGCCGTCCCGGCGCCGAGCCTTCCATCCGCATCCGTGGCGCTTCCTCCCTGCACGCTTCGCAGGAGCCCCTCTACGTGGTCGACGGTATCATCGGCGGTTCGTATGACCCGGACGACGTGGAGTCCGTCACCGTCCTGAAGGACGCCGGCGCCACCGGTATGTACGGTGCACAGGCCAACGGCGGCGTGATCGTCGTCACCACCAAGAAGGCGAAGACCAACAAGCTGCAGTTCAACTTCAAGGCCAATGTCGGCCTCATCACCCCTGACTTCTCCCGTCAGCAGCTGATGAACACGAGCCAGCTCTATACCTACTACCGCGAGTATTTCCGCGATCCCGAGACGCATCTGGTCGACGACCTCGCCTTCCAGACCGCGCTTCCCGCTTCCATCCTGGAGAGCGACACGGACTGGCGCAGCCTGATCATGCAGAACGCCATGCTGCAGAACTATCACTTCTCCGTGATGGGCAAGAACGACTGGTATTCCGGCTATCTGTCCTTCTCCTACTACAAGGAGGACGGTACCATCCGCAACACCGACTATACGCAGGTGAACGTCCGTTCCAACAACACGATCAACCTCACCAAGTGGCTGACCCTCACCGCCAACCTCGACGTCAGCGGCAACATGGGCAACCAGCCCGACGACAACCTCGTCTACTATGTGGGCGAGAACATCCCGTTCGACTCCCCGTACGGTCCTGACGGCAACTACCGTTCCTTCAAGGAGAGCAAGCTCTACGGCCGCTACGACGTGAACCCGATGATCGGCTTCGAGAGCGGCAAGGACGTGCGCAACAGCAAGGGCTTCGGCACCGACCTCGACTTCGTGGTCACCGCCAAGATTACCCCCTGGCTCTCGTTCGTGTCCCAGTCCCGCGCTTCCGTCGGATTCTGGCACAGCCACAACCACCGCTTCGCCGATGTCGAGTACATGAAGGCGGGCGATGAGATCGAAGATGCGATGAGCTACAGCTACGGCGGCATCAGCACCAACATGTTCAAGGCCGACAAGGCTTTCGGCAAGCACAGCGTGGCCGGCCTGGTCGGTTACGAGGCCCAGATGACCTGGAGCAACGACCTGACGGGTTATGGCCAGGGCCTGCCTTTCGGCCTCTCCGTGCTCGACGTGGCTTCCGCCAACAAGGACGCCCACGGCAACCGCGACCGCAGCGGCATGCAGTCCATCATCTCGCAGGTCAACTACAACTATGACCAGCGTTACTTCCTGACCGCCTCGCTGCGTTACGATGAGTCCTCCACCTTCGCCCCCGGCCACCGTGGAGCCATCTTCCCGAGCGTCTCCGGCGCCTGGGCCATCAGCAACGAGCCTTTCTTCCACTCCGACGTCATCACCAACCTCAAGCTGAAGGCCAGCTGGGGCAAGACGGGTATGAAGGACATCGGCGCTTCCAAATATCTCGAGCGCTTCGAGTACAGCACGCAGTATGACTCCAACTCCGCCGCCGTGCCTGTCCAGATGGCCAACCGCGACCTCAAGTGGGAAGAGACCAGCCAGTTCAACGTGGGCGTCGAACTCGGCATCACCGACCGCGTGTCCCTCGACCTCAACTACTACCGCAACGTGACGGACGACCTGCTCGTCTACCGCGACCTCCCGCCGACCGGCGGTTTCACCAACCAGTGGCAGAACCTGGGCTCCGTGCTCAACACCGGTTTCGAGGCTGCGGTCAGCGTGACCCCCGTCAAGACCAGCGAGCTGCGTTGGGACGTGGATTTCTCCATCTCCTACAACTACAACAAGCTTTTCAACTTCGGTGAAGGCGTGAAGCTCACCCAGTCCAACTACCGGAGCCTCTCGCAGATCTACCGCGACGGCGTCCCGATGTACACCTGGTACCTGCGCGAATATGCAGGCGTCGACCCGCAGACCGGCCGCGAGCAGTTTGTGGCGGAGGACGGTTCGCTGACCTTCGACTACGCTTCGGCCCGCTTCGTGGAAGCCGGCACGCCGAACATTCCCTGGCAGGGCGGCATTTCCACGCAGGTGACGTGGAAGAACTTCAAGCTCAGCGCCAACGGCAGCTTCGTGTGGGGCAATACCCTCTACGGCCGCAGCCGCGCCAGCCGCCTCGCCACGTTCGTGTCCAACTCCCTGATGCCTTCCAACGAAGACAAGATCTGGCGCCAGCCGGGCGACCAGGCCACCATCGGCCTGCCTGCCTATGCGCTCGCTTCCGTCTACCACACGGGCGACCTCGTGAAGGGCAACTACTTCAAGCTCCGCAACGTGACGCTCTCCTACACGCTCCCCAAGAGCCTGACCAAGAACACCGGCATCACGATCGCACTCTCCTGCGACAACGTCTTCACCGGAACGACCGTCTGGGGCGCCGATCCTGAAGTGTCCATGTCCGCCGATTCCGGCGTCGCCGGCATGATCGAGTCGCTGGACAACAGGTACCCCAACAAGCGTCAGTACAACCTCCAGGTCAACTTCACCTTCTAA
- a CDS encoding alpha-galactosidase, whose product MLLAACAKAPVSGDLSVVPTGDGAFRIEDTAAAAPLTGDATDLGSVSVAGERVTFRTVSSESRRVADAFGRGICFVYKGESVDGPALTRELRLSFYDAFPSTMLVSASYRNASGEAVAVDGWSLCDLQVKAGAPDPCFWSFQGQSTSAREDWIKPIDDAFYQRNFMGMNPADDHVDYGGGVPVVCLWRRDAGVIIGHLEPTPQIVSLPVDKKPGNDYAEISVVKEFDEPAVLAPGASLDTYTCFVSVYSGDCFGALRNYAQLLDKVGVKMPVSVPEAYETAWCAWGYERKFTISEIVGTLPKVQELGFKWATLDDGFQIAEGDWDLTPERFPNGDADMKYMVDEFHKHGLKAELWWTPLAADPGTEFLRKYPDALILGKDGLPRKIEWWDSWFLSPLDEDVRREQSALVHKFIADYGFDGLKLDGQHLNCVSPDYNPKHHPEDPEKDFRELPGFYKLIHDTARAVKSHSVIQYCPCGDCFSVYNLPYIDKAVSSDPTSSWQIRTKGYVLRALAPQLAYYGDHIELSDNENDYPTQLGIGAVIGTKFTWPADNPYVKHSYLLTPEKEALLKNALAIYEDKQLSRGEYVPGLYDIGFDYPETHVLKQNGKLYYAFYATAAPVSSVELRGLEEGKTYRVEDYYNHRDLGTVTASGKTVLETPVDGSLLIEVSEVKL is encoded by the coding sequence ATGCTCCTGGCGGCATGTGCAAAGGCTCCGGTCTCGGGCGACCTGTCGGTCGTCCCGACCGGAGACGGTGCATTCCGCATCGAAGACACCGCGGCGGCCGCCCCGCTGACCGGCGATGCGACCGACCTCGGCTCCGTCTCGGTGGCAGGGGAGCGGGTCACGTTCCGGACGGTCTCCTCGGAGAGCAGGCGCGTCGCCGACGCGTTCGGCCGCGGCATCTGCTTCGTCTACAAGGGCGAATCCGTCGACGGCCCCGCACTGACGCGCGAACTCCGGCTCTCGTTCTACGACGCGTTCCCTTCGACGATGCTCGTGAGCGCGTCCTACCGCAACGCCTCCGGTGAGGCGGTGGCCGTGGACGGCTGGTCGCTCTGCGACCTGCAGGTCAAGGCCGGCGCCCCGGATCCCTGCTTCTGGTCCTTCCAGGGGCAGTCCACGAGCGCCCGCGAGGACTGGATCAAGCCGATTGACGACGCCTTCTACCAGCGCAACTTCATGGGGATGAACCCCGCTGACGACCATGTCGACTACGGCGGAGGCGTCCCGGTGGTGTGCCTGTGGCGCCGCGATGCCGGCGTGATCATCGGCCACCTCGAGCCGACGCCGCAGATCGTCAGCCTGCCGGTCGACAAGAAGCCCGGCAACGACTACGCCGAAATCTCCGTCGTCAAGGAATTCGACGAGCCCGCCGTCCTGGCGCCTGGCGCATCGCTGGACACCTACACCTGCTTCGTCAGCGTCTATTCCGGCGACTGTTTCGGCGCGCTCCGCAACTATGCGCAGCTGCTGGACAAGGTGGGCGTGAAGATGCCCGTGAGCGTGCCCGAGGCCTACGAAACGGCCTGGTGTGCATGGGGTTACGAGCGCAAGTTCACCATCTCCGAGATCGTCGGCACGCTGCCCAAGGTGCAGGAGCTCGGCTTCAAGTGGGCCACGCTCGACGACGGTTTCCAGATCGCAGAAGGCGACTGGGACCTCACGCCTGAGCGTTTCCCCAACGGCGACGCCGACATGAAATACATGGTGGACGAGTTCCACAAGCACGGTCTCAAGGCCGAGCTCTGGTGGACGCCGCTCGCCGCCGATCCCGGCACGGAATTCCTCCGCAAATACCCGGACGCCCTCATCCTGGGCAAGGACGGGCTGCCGCGCAAGATCGAATGGTGGGACAGCTGGTTCCTCTCGCCGCTGGACGAAGACGTCCGCCGCGAGCAGTCCGCGCTGGTCCACAAATTCATCGCCGACTACGGCTTCGACGGCCTCAAGCTCGACGGCCAGCACCTCAACTGCGTGTCGCCGGACTACAATCCCAAGCACCATCCGGAGGATCCGGAGAAGGATTTCCGCGAACTGCCCGGTTTCTACAAGCTGATCCACGATACGGCCCGCGCCGTCAAGTCCCATTCCGTGATCCAGTACTGCCCCTGCGGCGACTGCTTCTCGGTCTACAATCTCCCGTACATCGACAAGGCCGTGTCGTCCGACCCGACGAGCAGCTGGCAGATCCGCACCAAGGGTTACGTGCTCCGTGCGCTCGCCCCGCAGCTCGCGTACTACGGCGACCATATCGAGCTGTCCGACAACGAGAACGACTATCCGACCCAGCTGGGCATCGGCGCCGTGATCGGCACCAAGTTCACCTGGCCCGCCGACAACCCTTATGTCAAGCATTCCTACCTGCTGACCCCCGAGAAGGAGGCGCTCCTGAAGAACGCCCTCGCCATCTACGAGGACAAGCAGCTGTCGAGAGGGGAGTACGTGCCCGGCCTGTACGACATCGGCTTCGACTATCCCGAGACCCACGTCCTGAAGCAGAACGGCAAGCTCTACTATGCCTTCTACGCCACGGCCGCCCCGGTCAGCTCCGTGGAGCTCCGCGGACTCGAGGAGGGCAAGACCTACCGGGTCGAGGACTACTACAACCATCGTGACCTCGGCACCGTGACCGCTTCCGGCAAGACCGTGCTGGAGACGCCGGTCGACGGCAGCCTGCTGATCGAGGTGAGCGAGGTAAAGCTCTGA
- a CDS encoding Sugar or nucleoside kinase, ribokinase family yields the protein MKKFDIIALGELNVDLLLNRICGFPEVGKEIFAKEMTLTLGSSTAIFAANAASLGARVSFLGMVGKDDFGAFVKTSLKERGVDTSNLIEVSSAATGLTAILNYDEDRANVTYPGAMSIMGVKDIRPEALAEAKHVHISSIFMQEALHRDILEIVKLVKEQGATLSMDMQFDPAEKWDFDYKKILPLVDIFMPNEQELMALTGKSSVEEAVAAVRPYINVLVVKMGSKGSMLVTKDGEKFLPAMLNRNVVDAIGAGDSFNAGFITAFVQGKELEYCQYFGNLTGAINTTAAGGTGAFSSKQAIEAAALKHFNQTIKL from the coding sequence ATGAAGAAGTTTGACATCATCGCGCTGGGAGAGCTCAACGTAGATCTCCTGCTCAACAGGATCTGCGGCTTCCCCGAAGTGGGCAAGGAAATCTTCGCCAAGGAGATGACCCTCACCCTTGGCAGTTCCACCGCCATCTTCGCCGCCAACGCGGCGTCTCTCGGTGCCCGGGTTTCGTTCCTCGGCATGGTCGGGAAGGACGATTTCGGCGCCTTTGTCAAAACCTCGCTGAAGGAGCGTGGCGTGGACACCTCGAACCTGATCGAGGTGTCGTCCGCCGCGACGGGCCTGACCGCCATCCTCAACTACGACGAGGACCGTGCCAACGTGACCTATCCGGGCGCGATGAGCATCATGGGCGTGAAGGACATCCGCCCGGAGGCCCTCGCGGAGGCGAAGCACGTGCACATCTCCTCGATCTTCATGCAGGAGGCCCTCCACCGCGACATCCTGGAGATCGTCAAGCTCGTGAAGGAGCAGGGCGCGACCCTGTCGATGGACATGCAGTTCGACCCGGCGGAGAAATGGGATTTCGATTATAAGAAGATCCTGCCGCTCGTGGACATCTTTATGCCCAACGAGCAGGAACTGATGGCCCTGACCGGCAAGTCCTCCGTCGAGGAGGCGGTTGCGGCGGTCCGTCCGTATATCAACGTCCTCGTGGTCAAGATGGGCTCCAAAGGCTCCATGCTGGTCACGAAAGACGGCGAGAAGTTCCTCCCGGCCATGCTCAACCGCAACGTCGTCGACGCCATCGGCGCGGGCGACAGCTTCAACGCGGGCTTCATCACGGCCTTCGTGCAGGGCAAGGAGCTGGAATACTGCCAGTATTTCGGCAACCTGACCGGCGCGATCAATACGACGGCCGCGGGCGGCACCGGCGCCTTCTCTTCGAAGCAGGCGATCGAGGCTGCGGCCCTGAAGCATTTCAACCAGACCATCAAACTCTAA
- a CDS encoding Tagatose-1,6-bisphosphate aldolase non-catalytic subunit AgaZ/GatZ: MKPKLRQLLDRVQTLTAEGHKPMTLLAVCPNSPAVIKAAFRAAKRNNAPIMFAATLNQVDNDGGYTGMTQKDFVRVMKVEARRNNYTGPYIAAIDHGGPWLKDIQTLEMWPYEKAMDGVKKSYEAALLAGYELIHVDPTVDRFLPKGETIKIEVVAERTIELITHIENFRKAKGLAPIAYEVGTEEVHGGLADETVFRKFLVLLKEGLEKNGCADAWPCFVVGKVGTDLHTTFFDPAVAKDLTSIVAEYGSFIKGHYTDDVENPQDYPLCRMGAANVGPEFTVSEFNALEELEQVENELYEAGRVAMHSNMTAILKELVIASGRWKKWVHGNESPDDFASITPDRQRWLIQTGARYIWQKPEAVAARQTLYNNLSLNGIDAEGIVLSTIERAIDKYYVAFNLVNLNDLL; encoded by the coding sequence ATGAAACCGAAACTGAGACAACTTCTGGACAGGGTCCAGACGCTGACGGCCGAAGGACACAAGCCGATGACGCTTCTCGCCGTGTGTCCGAACTCCCCGGCCGTCATCAAGGCCGCGTTCCGCGCCGCCAAGCGCAACAACGCGCCCATCATGTTCGCCGCCACCCTCAATCAGGTGGACAACGACGGTGGCTACACGGGCATGACCCAGAAAGACTTCGTCCGCGTGATGAAGGTCGAGGCCAGGCGCAACAACTACACTGGCCCGTATATTGCAGCGATCGACCACGGCGGCCCCTGGCTCAAAGACATCCAGACGCTGGAGATGTGGCCTTACGAGAAGGCCATGGACGGCGTCAAGAAGTCCTACGAGGCAGCCCTGCTCGCCGGCTATGAACTGATCCACGTCGATCCGACCGTCGACCGCTTCCTTCCGAAGGGCGAGACGATCAAGATTGAGGTTGTGGCGGAGAGGACGATCGAACTCATCACGCACATCGAGAACTTCCGAAAGGCGAAGGGCCTCGCGCCCATCGCCTACGAAGTGGGTACCGAGGAAGTCCACGGCGGCCTGGCCGACGAGACGGTCTTCCGCAAGTTCCTCGTCCTGCTGAAGGAAGGCCTCGAGAAGAACGGCTGCGCCGACGCCTGGCCGTGCTTCGTGGTAGGCAAGGTGGGTACGGACCTGCACACGACCTTCTTCGATCCGGCCGTGGCGAAGGACCTGACCTCCATCGTCGCCGAATACGGCAGTTTCATCAAGGGCCACTACACCGACGATGTGGAGAATCCGCAGGATTATCCGCTCTGCCGGATGGGTGCGGCCAATGTCGGCCCCGAGTTCACCGTGAGCGAGTTCAACGCGCTCGAGGAGCTCGAGCAGGTCGAGAACGAGCTGTACGAAGCAGGCCGGGTGGCGATGCATTCCAACATGACCGCCATCCTGAAGGAGCTGGTCATCGCTTCCGGACGCTGGAAGAAGTGGGTCCACGGCAACGAGTCGCCGGACGACTTCGCTTCCATCACGCCGGACCGCCAGCGCTGGCTGATCCAGACGGGCGCGCGCTACATCTGGCAGAAGCCGGAGGCAGTGGCTGCCCGCCAGACCCTGTACAACAACCTCAGCCTCAACGGTATCGATGCTGAGGGTATCGTCCTCTCCACGATCGAAAGGGCGATCGACAAATATTATGTAGCATTCAATCTGGTAAACCTTAACGATTTGCTGTAA
- a CDS encoding galactosamine 6-phosphate isomerase AgaS: MLNLNCHTIREIAHQPKMWMDTYDIVMDRKQDIEEFLSANSINKDTEIILTGAGSSAYIADTAVCEYMKAGFVHAKAVATTDIVSAPSYFLSPSPKLFISFGRSGNSPESVAAYEVANKCCPGSHHLIITCNPDGELAKRVEPGKDLVIVLPDGTNDRSLAMTSSFTSMLVTSLLCKNVKTLAAERAKLQAAADFAESIIAGEAADKIAKLAEKKIKRAVFLGSGPLKGIACESHLKLQELTDGGIVCAFDSFMGLRHGPKAVINEETLVVYLLSEDPYTRRYELDLIDQVEHDNHPAAQVVLSVTPSGVKDILDFEINAPQPEALKDNEYVCAPFVLVGQLAGYFFSLAHGLSPDNPSVRGAISRVVSGVKIYKY; encoded by the coding sequence ATGCTGAACCTTAATTGTCACACAATCCGTGAGATAGCCCATCAGCCGAAGATGTGGATGGACACTTACGACATTGTTATGGACCGCAAGCAGGACATCGAGGAGTTCCTGTCTGCCAATTCGATCAACAAGGACACGGAAATCATCCTTACGGGCGCGGGCTCTTCCGCTTATATCGCGGACACGGCCGTATGCGAGTACATGAAGGCCGGTTTCGTCCACGCCAAGGCCGTGGCCACGACGGACATCGTGTCCGCTCCTTCCTATTTCCTCAGCCCTTCCCCGAAGCTTTTCATTTCCTTTGGCCGCTCCGGCAACAGCCCCGAGAGCGTCGCCGCCTATGAGGTGGCCAACAAGTGCTGCCCCGGATCCCATCACCTGATCATCACCTGCAACCCGGACGGCGAACTCGCCAAGCGGGTCGAGCCGGGCAAGGACCTGGTCATCGTCCTCCCTGACGGGACCAACGACCGCAGCCTCGCGATGACCAGCAGCTTCACTTCGATGCTCGTGACCAGCCTTCTCTGCAAGAACGTGAAGACGCTGGCGGCCGAGCGCGCCAAGCTGCAGGCCGCCGCCGACTTCGCCGAGAGCATCATTGCCGGCGAGGCCGCCGACAAGATTGCGAAACTCGCGGAGAAGAAGATCAAGCGCGCCGTGTTCCTCGGTTCCGGTCCGCTCAAGGGCATCGCCTGCGAGAGCCACCTCAAGCTCCAGGAGCTGACGGACGGCGGCATCGTGTGCGCGTTCGACTCCTTCATGGGCCTGCGCCACGGACCCAAGGCCGTGATCAACGAAGAGACCCTCGTGGTCTACCTCCTCTCCGAGGACCCGTATACGCGCCGCTACGAGCTCGACCTGATCGACCAGGTGGAGCACGACAACCATCCGGCCGCCCAGGTCGTCCTGTCCGTCACCCCGTCCGGCGTGAAGGACATCCTCGATTTCGAGATCAACGCTCCCCAGCCGGAGGCGCTCAAGGACAACGAATATGTCTGCGCCCCGTTCGTGCTGGTGGGCCAGCTCGCGGGATATTTCTTCTCGCTCGCCCACGGTCTGTCTCCGGACAATCCGTCCGTGCGCGGCGCCATTTCAAGAGTAGTTAGTGGAGTAAAAATATATAAGTATTAA
- a CDS encoding transcriptional regulator, DeoR family, with protein MKRKFSAEERRSLLLNQLKADGKIYVTDLMKQFDVSEVSIRKDLAILEEKKLLLRVKGGAVDMHQSGDYDDMTISQKQHLHSREKQLLGKFAAGMISNGETIILDSGTTTMEIAKNLEGFNDLTVITNALDIAITLNHYDRFSVIALGGKMRSVSYSTVGMLAESALKNFYCDKLFLGVDSVSIKDGISTPNLEEASLNQAMINSAKEVIAIFDSSKLGRRSFVHIASLDKIDTIVTDSGISPDFKDYVEASGIKLHIVEV; from the coding sequence ATGAAAAGAAAATTCTCCGCCGAAGAGCGCAGGAGCCTCCTGCTCAACCAGCTGAAGGCCGACGGCAAGATCTACGTCACAGACCTGATGAAGCAGTTCGACGTATCGGAAGTATCCATCCGCAAGGACCTCGCCATCCTCGAGGAGAAGAAGTTGCTGCTCCGCGTCAAGGGCGGCGCCGTGGACATGCACCAGTCCGGTGACTACGACGACATGACGATCAGCCAGAAGCAGCACCTGCACTCCCGCGAGAAGCAGCTGCTCGGCAAGTTCGCCGCCGGGATGATCTCCAACGGTGAGACCATCATCCTCGATTCCGGCACCACCACGATGGAGATCGCCAAGAACCTCGAGGGTTTCAACGACTTGACAGTCATCACGAACGCCCTCGACATCGCCATCACGCTCAACCACTACGACCGCTTCAGCGTCATCGCCCTGGGCGGCAAGATGCGCTCGGTCTCCTACTCCACCGTGGGCATGCTCGCCGAGTCGGCGCTCAAGAATTTCTATTGCGACAAGCTCTTCCTCGGCGTGGACTCGGTCAGCATCAAGGACGGCATCTCCACACCCAACCTCGAGGAGGCCAGCCTCAACCAGGCGATGATCAATTCCGCCAAGGAGGTGATCGCCATCTTCGACTCCAGCAAGCTCGGCCGCCGGAGTTTCGTCCACATCGCATCGCTCGACAAGATCGACACGATCGTCACGGACTCGGGCATCTCCCCCGATTTCAAGGACTACGTGGAGGCTTCCGGCATCAAGCTCCATATTGTAGAGGTATAA